The following are encoded together in the Pectobacterium punjabense genome:
- a CDS encoding type II secretion system protein: protein MKKKKGYSVLEIVLVLGIASGIAYTALSFYRNEKHDAAVRETVQQIHTIFNTADAYLMSAKPDGSVQETYPISMQILKNTLAFPLNLGELREGSEAEVAASTAISTSASKSASTSASLSTSKSASTSASVSVSKSISSSISNSISASQSALTQEISLLLSKWTLFSKLTESMLLRGT from the coding sequence ATGAAAAAGAAAAAAGGATATTCAGTATTAGAAATTGTTTTAGTGCTTGGGATAGCTTCAGGTATTGCCTACACTGCATTGAGCTTTTACCGCAATGAAAAACACGATGCGGCAGTAAGGGAAACGGTTCAACAGATCCATACCATATTCAACACAGCAGATGCGTATCTGATGAGTGCCAAACCGGATGGGAGTGTTCAGGAAACCTATCCCATCTCTATGCAGATCTTAAAAAACACATTGGCTTTTCCGTTGAATCTTGGGGAACTGCGTGAAGGTTCAGAGGCAGAAGTAGCGGCAAGCACTGCAATATCAACCTCTGCATCCAAATCCGCCAGTACGTCAGCCTCACTGTCTACCAGTAAATCAGCGTCAACATCGGCATCGGTGAGCGTCAGTAAGTCGATATCGTCGTCTATATCGAATTCGATATCAGCCTCTCAATCTGCCTTAACTCAGGAGATATCGCTCTTGCTGTCAAAATGGACGCTTTTTTCAAAGCTTACAGAGAGTATGTTATTGCGAGGAACCTGA
- a CDS encoding CopG family ribbon-helix-helix protein — protein sequence MAVSVKLDMQLEERLARLAANRKRTKHYLMKQAIVSYVDAEEQKERLRQQAQSSYANYLNTGDHLTGKEVVDFLRSGKNGDLPECHK from the coding sequence ATGGCAGTTTCCGTAAAGCTTGATATGCAACTTGAGGAAAGGCTTGCCCGTCTGGCGGCTAATCGCAAGAGAACAAAGCACTACCTGATGAAGCAAGCTATCGTTTCCTATGTTGATGCGGAAGAACAGAAAGAGCGTTTACGCCAGCAAGCACAGTCTTCATACGCGAACTACCTCAACACCGGTGATCATTTAACGGGCAAAGAAGTCGTTGATTTTCTGCGTAGTGGTAAAAACGGGGATCTTCCTGAATGCCACAAGTGA
- a CDS encoding tyrosine-type recombinase/integrase produces MSLTDTKVKNAKPSEKVVKLTDGFGLYLLVHPNGSKYWQLGYRFEGKQKVFSIGVYPAVSLADARQRRDEAKKLLAAGLDPSAKKQADNKIVQERRNNTRAFKTVAKSWFATKTTWSEDYQRSVWTRLETYLFPDIGNKDIAELDTGDLLVPIKKIEKLGYLEIAMRVKQYATAIMRYAVQQKMIRFNPAYDLEGAVQKPQTEHRPAIELEEIPTLLERIEGYKGRSRLTQLAIKLNLLIFVRSSELRFARWSEIDFKSALWVIPEQREAIKGIKHSGRGAKMRRKHYVPLCDQALAILEELKDLTYDVNGDDGFILTGCYDAMKPMSENTINKALRKMGYDTTTDLCGHGFRTLACSALIESGIWPEDVVELQMSHMEKNNVRAAYTHKAKHLEQRRLMLQWWADFLDANSNAMVRPFEFGQKE; encoded by the coding sequence ATGTCACTGACTGATACTAAAGTAAAAAATGCCAAGCCGTCAGAAAAGGTGGTGAAGCTCACTGACGGGTTTGGCCTCTACTTGCTGGTACATCCCAACGGTTCCAAATACTGGCAGTTGGGTTATCGCTTCGAAGGGAAACAGAAGGTGTTCTCCATCGGCGTCTACCCTGCAGTTTCTCTAGCTGATGCAAGACAACGCAGAGATGAAGCAAAAAAGTTGTTAGCGGCTGGATTAGACCCCAGCGCCAAAAAACAGGCTGACAACAAAATCGTTCAAGAGCGACGTAACAACACCCGCGCTTTCAAAACCGTCGCTAAAAGCTGGTTTGCCACCAAAACCACATGGTCAGAAGATTATCAGCGTTCGGTATGGACACGACTGGAAACCTACCTGTTCCCTGATATTGGCAACAAAGATATTGCTGAACTGGATACAGGCGATCTGCTGGTTCCCATCAAAAAGATAGAGAAGCTGGGTTATCTGGAAATCGCTATGCGAGTAAAACAGTATGCTACCGCCATCATGCGTTATGCCGTCCAGCAAAAGATGATCCGTTTCAATCCTGCCTATGATTTGGAAGGGGCAGTTCAGAAGCCACAGACGGAACACCGCCCCGCTATCGAACTGGAAGAGATTCCTACCCTACTGGAACGCATTGAAGGCTATAAAGGCCGTAGCAGATTGACGCAACTTGCGATCAAACTCAATCTACTGATTTTTGTCCGTTCAAGCGAACTCCGCTTTGCCCGTTGGTCAGAGATCGATTTCAAAAGCGCTTTGTGGGTTATCCCTGAACAGCGTGAAGCCATAAAAGGGATCAAGCATTCAGGCCGTGGTGCAAAAATGCGCAGGAAACATTATGTTCCTCTATGCGATCAAGCACTGGCAATTTTAGAAGAGCTTAAAGACCTCACCTATGACGTTAACGGTGATGACGGCTTTATCCTGACTGGCTGTTATGATGCGATGAAGCCTATGAGTGAAAACACCATCAACAAAGCACTGCGCAAAATGGGCTATGACACCACAACCGATCTGTGTGGTCATGGTTTCCGCACGCTGGCGTGTAGTGCGTTGATTGAATCGGGTATTTGGCCTGAAGACGTGGTTGAACTTCAGATGAGCCACATGGAAAAGAACAACGTTCGCGCTGCCTACACTCACAAGGCCAAACACCTTGAGCAACGCCGCCTCATGTTGCAATGGTGGGCTGATTTTCTGGATGCTAACAGCAACGCGATGGTTAGGCCGTTTGAGTTTGGGCAGAAGGAATGA